A window from Hemicordylus capensis ecotype Gifberg chromosome 2, rHemCap1.1.pri, whole genome shotgun sequence encodes these proteins:
- the LOC128347581 gene encoding zinc finger protein 271-like, with product MHRGAMEENSGNVIFLGDDGRENESQPCWMFFKTAKCKEEGEQKLEMKAKEKQGSESFASDDGVSYDIPNQLEIVKVKKRFNCTLCEETFTCKSSLKVHWKIHTWEKPYKCLKCGKSFRQSGGLTSHQRIHTGEKPYNCLVCGKSFSQASGLISHQRTHTGEKPYTCVECGKSFTQNSGLTLHQRVHTGEKPFKCLECGKSFSVSTQLTSHQSIHTGEKPHKCLECGKSFRRADMLRLHQRIHTGEKPYQCLECGRSFSSRTEVNKHQRTHTGEKPYQCLECGKSFIRSTQLTLHQRTHTGEKPYQCLKCGKSFSRGSTLISHERIHTGEKPYECLECGISFTHFSGLTSHQRIHTVEKPYQCLECGKSFRWRPNLTLHQRTHTGEKPYKCLECGKYFSQGTGLTLHQRIHTGEKPYKCLECGKSFRQASSLTSHQRMHTGEKPYKCLECGKHFGHSTSLTSHQRIHTGEKPYKCSVCEETFTYKSSLKVHWRIHTGEKPYKCLKCGKSFRQSGGLTSHHRIHTGEKPYSCLVCGKSFSQASGLTLHQKVHTGEKPYTCLECGKSFTQNSGLTLHQRVHTGERPFKCLECGKSFSVSTQLTSHQSIHTGEKPHKCMECGKSFRRADMLRLHQRIHTGEKPYQCLECGRSFSSRTEVNKHQRTHTGEKPYQCLECGKSFIRSTQLTMHQRTHTGEKPYQCLKCGKSFSRASGLISHERIHTGEKPYECLECGMSFTHSSGLTSHQRIHTVEKPHQCLECGKRFRWRPNLTLHQRTHTGEKPYKCLECGKYFSQGSGLMFHQRIHTGEKPYKCLECGKSFCQRSSLTSHQRIHTGEKPYKCLECGKRFGHSSNLFSHQRIQHRGETI from the exons ATGCATAGGGGAGCCATGGAGGAGAATTCTGGGAATGTGATCTTTCTGG gagatgatgggagggaGAATGAAAGTCAGCCATGCTGGATGTTTTTCAAAACAGCCAAATGCAAGGAGGAAGGAGAGCAGAAACTGGAAATGAAAGCAAAAGAGAAGCAGGGAAGTGAATCCTTTGCTTCAGATGATGGAGTCTCCTATGACATCCCAAATCAATTAGAAATAGTGAAAGTAAAGAAAAGGTTTAATTGCACTCTGTGTGAGGAAACTTTCACTTGCAAGTCCAGCCTGAAAGTTCATTGGAAAATCCACACatgggagaaaccatataaatgcctgaagtgtggaaagagctttaggcAATCTGGAGGCCTCActtcacatcaaagaatccacactggagagaaaccctaCAATTGCTTggtgtgtgggaaaagcttcagtcaaGCATCAGGCCTCATttcccatcaaagaacccacacaggagagaaaccatatacatgtgtggagtgtggaaagagcttcactcaaAACTCAGGACTCACTCtacatcaaagagtccacacaggggaaaaaccatttaaatgcttggagtgtggaaagagtttcagtgtGAGTACACAACTCACTTCACATCAAAgtattcacacaggagagaaaccacataaatgcttggagtgtggaaagagtttcaggcGAGCGGACATGCTCAGGttgcatcaaagaattcacactggggagaagccctatcaatgcttggagtgtggaaggagcttcagtagCAGAACAGAAGTCAATAAACATcagagaacccacactggggaaaaaccatatcaatgcttggagtgtggaaaaagctttatTCGGAGCACACAGCTAACattacatcaaagaacccatactggggaaAAGCCATATCAGTGCTTGAAGTGTGGCAAAAGCTTTAGTCGTGGCTCAACCCTAATATCACAtgaaagaatccatacaggggagaaaccctatgagtgcttggagtgtggaattaGTTTCACTCATTTCTCAGGCCTCActtcacatcaaagaatccacacagtggagaaaccatatcaatgcttggagtgtggaaaaagctttcgTTGGCGTCCAAACCTTACTTTGCATCAAAGaactcacacaggggagaaaccatataaatgcttggaatgcgGAAAGTACTTCAGTCAAGGCACTGGCCTCACattacatcaaagaatccacactggggaaaaaccatacaaatgcctggagtgtggaaagagcttccgccaAGCCTCGTCCctcacttcccatcaaagaatgcacacaggggagaaaccgtataaatgcttggagtgtggaaagcatTTCGGTCACAGCACAAGCctcacttcccatcaaagaatacacacaggggagaaaccatataaatgct CTGTGTGTGAGGAAACCTTCACTTATAAGTCAAGCCTGAAAGTTCATtggagaatccacacaggggagaaaccatataaatgcctgaaatgtggaaagagcttcagacaaTCTGGAGGCCTTACTTcacatcacagaatccacactggagagaaaccctaCAGTTGCCTggtgtgtgggaaaagcttcagtcaaGCATCAGGACTCACTTTACATCAAaaagtccacacaggagagaaaccatatacatgcttggagtgtggaaagagcttcactcaaAACTCAGGCCTCACTCtacatcaaagagtccacacaggggaaagaccatttaaatgcttggagtgtggaaagagtttcagtgtGAGTACACAACTCACTTCACATCAAAgtattcacacaggggagaaaccacataaatgcatggaatgtggaaagagtttcaggcGAGCTGACATGCTAAGAttgcatcaaagaattcacactggggagaagccctatcaatgcttggagtgtggaaggagcttcagtagCAGAACAGAAGTCAATAAacatcagagaacccatactggggagaaaccatatcaatgcttggagtgtggaaaaagctttatTCGGAGCACACAGCTAACtatgcatcaaagaacccatacaggGGAAAAGCCATATCAGTGCTTaaagtgtggaaaaagctttagTCGTGCTTCAGGTCTAATATCACAtgaaagaatccatacaggggagaaaccctatgagtgcttggagtgtggaatgagcttcactcaCTCCTCAGGCCTCActtcacatcaaagaatccacacagtggagaaaccacatcaatgcttggagtgtggaaaaaggttTCGTTGGCGTCCAAACCTTACTTTGCATCAAAGaactcacacaggggagaaaccatataaatgcttggaatgtggaaagtaCTTCAGTCAAGGCAGTGGCCTCATGtttcatcaaagaatccacactggggaaaaaccatacaaatgcctggagtgtggaaagagcttctgccAACGCTCATCCctcacttcccatcaaagaatacatacaggggagaaaccgtataaatgcttggagtgtggaaagcgtTTTGGTCACAGCTCAAACCTCTTTTCCCATCAAAGAATAcaacacaggggagaaaccatatga